The nucleotide window TAACGAATTTCATCAGAAGGCGTTCCGCTACGCAGGCGATAACCCAGCTCTGCGCCAAAATAGCCGTATTTATTTAGGCTTTTCCCAAACAGCAATCGACCTTCGTAATCCTCTTGGCCATTGCCGCGAGGCAGGTCGTCGTCTTCGTCGTACAGGTAAGGGGCTTTAAAGGTAAACGCCGCGGACAGTACGTAAGCAGAACTGTCTACCAGGCTATAACGCAAGCCCAATTCCAAATCACTTAAACCGGATGAAGACGTTTCCTGGCCGGATATCGTCTGCTCCAAGTCTTGCAGTGACAACGAGCCAAACAGTGCCAGCTTATTGCCAAGACCAGTTTCAAAATAATAAGAAATGGAATCGTTTTGAAAATTCTCAAAACCATCGTTATCACCAAAAAAATCATCTGCGTCAAAAGCGTTGTAAGCTATCTTGTGGTAGCCGGAGCCTTTTTCACCCACCCAGGCACCCGCGTGTGCCATTTGACTACCACCAATCAAGAAAGAGACCAGCAGTGGCGCACTCAACACTTTAACGGGGTTTTTCATAGACATTTCTCCGAGCTAACGAGCAGCGATGCTGCCTGGTGATAAGTTAGCCTTGAGAAAGTACACAAGAACAAAAGTTCCTGGCCGGAATTAGCGATGAAAAATGATGCAGCTTGAACTTTTTAGACAGCCTTGAAATCAATTTTATGAAAGCAAAAGGGGCTTTTATGAAGTATTGCCAACCGCTCTTGGCAGTGACAAACGCGGCTTTCTAAATAGAGTGTTTATTTCGAATGATAGAGAAGAGCTTATGGGTGAAAGGCTCTTTCGGTAACCGTTTGACCGACTCTAAGAACTCATAAAACCGACAAGACTAACCTTTTAGCTTCAGCTGCAAATCGGTTTTCGGCACACAGCAGCAAGGCAAAATTTCATCGTCATTAATCCACGCCATCGGCTCTTGCAAGTAAGCCACTTCGCCACTGACCAATTGGGTTCGACAGCTGCCACAGTAACCCTCTCGGCATTGATAAGGCACGTAAACGTCCTGCGATTCCAAAGACTCCAACAAGTTGTTGGCGTGCTGAAACTGCACTACGGCCTCAGCGGCCTCATCCCCATTGATGTTGTGCACCGCCACCGCATGGGCGGGTTTGGCCATGCCATCCAGTTCAATTTGCGGCGTTTCTTCCGGCTGTTCCGGATTGCCCAGGGGAATAAAAAATTCCTGCTGTTCAAAAACGGAGTTATCCAGTGAAAGACTGTCCAGAGATAACAAGTCCACAGGCTCAGATTCCAGTTCAAAAAAGGGTTTTTCGGGATTTGGGGTATCGAGTTGAAACTCGCTTTTTTTATGAGTGTCAGTTTTATCGATGGGCATAACGGAAATTATTTTTTGCCATTCTGAATACAGCGAGAAGTAACCTGTATTTTTATAGCCACAAGTTTTTTGGCTGCACTCAGAATGACTAATCAAAGTGCCTTCTTATAAAGAGAATTCCCCAAACTCTTCGGTATCTACTTCCGCGTCAATAGCACCCACCAGGTAGGAACTGATCTCCGACTCCTGTGGAGCTACTTGCACGTTGTCACTCACCAGCCATGCATCCATCCAGGGCAGCGGGTTACTTTTCACACCAAAGGGCGCCGACAAATTGATTGCCTGCATACGCTGGTTAGTGATGTATTCGACGTACTGGCAGAGAATGCCTTTGTTAAGGCCAATCATGGAACCTTCGCGGAACAGGTAGTCTGCCCAATCTTTTTCCTGCTGAGCCGCATCGGTAAACATCTGGATAACTTCCGGCTCACACTCGCGGGCAATATCTGCCATCTCCGGGTCGTCCTTACCCTGAGCAAATATCTGCATCATGTGCTGAGTAGAAGTGAGGTGAAGGGCTTCGTCCCGGGCGATCAATTTGATCACCTTGGCATTGCCTTCCATTTTGGCGCGTTCGGCAAAGGCAAAAGAGCAGGCAAAACTCACGTAAAAGCGGATCGCTTCCAGAATATTCACAGAGGCGACGGTCAGGTAGAGTTTTTTCTTCAGATCACGCAGGTCAACCACCACCTCTTTGCCGTTGATAGTATGGGTGCCGGCACCAAAGTTGTTGTAGTTGTTCACGCCTTCAATTAGGTCGTCGTAATAGCGAGTCACACTCTCGGCACGGGCGATGATGTGCTCGTTGTGCATGATGTCATCAAACACCTCGCCGGGGTTGGGAATGATGTTGCGAATAATGTGCGTATAGGAGCGAGAGTGAATGGTCTCACTGAATGACCAAGTTTCGATCCAGGTTTCCAGTTCCGGCAGCGATACGATGGGCAGCAGGGCCACGTTGGGCGAACGTCCTTGCACGGAATCCAACAAGGTCTGGTACTTGAGATTAGAGACGAAAATGTGTTTTTCGTGCGCGGGCAGATTCGCGAAGTCGCTGCGGTCGTTGGACAAGTCCACCTCTTCCGGGCGCCAGAAGAACGACAACTGTTTTTCGATCAGCTGTTCAAAAATAGGGTATTTCTGCACATCGTAGCGAGACACATTCACGTTTTCGCCAAAGAACATGGGTTGTTCCAAAGCGTTGAATTCATTGCGGTTAAAGGTTTGGTAAGTCATACACTCTTACTCTTTATATATCCAGTTAACAGCCCGTCATTGCGAGTGAGCGTAGCGAATGTGGCAATCTCCATCAGCACACAACTAGCTTCAAAAGATTGCCGCGTCGCCTGCGGCTCCTCGCAATGACGAGGGTTATCAAATCTTGCAAGCGCCGCCAGCGCAACCGTCGTCTTCCTCCAGATGGCTGTCGGAAGCACCATCGCGGGTGTTGTGGTAATACAAGGTTTTCAGGCCCAGCTTGTAGGTGGTTAACAAGTCTTTCAGCAACAGTTTCATGGGCACTTTTTTATCCGGGAAGCGCGCTGGATCGTAATTGGTGTTAGCGGAAATCGCTTGATCCACAAACTTCTGCATAATGCCGACCAACTGCAGGTAACCGTCGTTGCCCGGAATATTCCACAGTAGTTCATAGTTTTCCCGATACTTATCAAGCTCCGGCACCACCTGCTTGAGAATGCCGTCTTTCGACGCCTTCACTGACACAAAGCCCCGTGGCGGCTCAATACCGTTGGTGGCATTGCTGATTTGGCTGGACGTTTCTGAGGGCATCAACGCCGTCAAGGTAGAATTGCGCAAACCATCGCGAACGATATCCTGGCGCAGGCCTTCCCAATCCAAGTGCAG belongs to bacterium SCSIO 12696 and includes:
- a CDS encoding 2Fe-2S ferredoxin-like protein, yielding MAKPAHAVAVHNINGDEAAEAVVQFQHANNLLESLESQDVYVPYQCREGYCGSCRTQLVSGEVAYLQEPMAWINDDEILPCCCVPKTDLQLKLKG
- the nrdB gene encoding ribonucleotide-diphosphate reductase subunit beta — its product is MTYQTFNRNEFNALEQPMFFGENVNVSRYDVQKYPIFEQLIEKQLSFFWRPEEVDLSNDRSDFANLPAHEKHIFVSNLKYQTLLDSVQGRSPNVALLPIVSLPELETWIETWSFSETIHSRSYTHIIRNIIPNPGEVFDDIMHNEHIIARAESVTRYYDDLIEGVNNYNNFGAGTHTINGKEVVVDLRDLKKKLYLTVASVNILEAIRFYVSFACSFAFAERAKMEGNAKVIKLIARDEALHLTSTQHMMQIFAQGKDDPEMADIARECEPEVIQMFTDAAQQEKDWADYLFREGSMIGLNKGILCQYVEYITNQRMQAINLSAPFGVKSNPLPWMDAWLVSDNVQVAPQESEISSYLVGAIDAEVDTEEFGEFSL